ATTTTCCAATCCCGATGGTATGAAGTTGTCACTCTGTTTAAATCAAAGTTATAAAAATCCATTGGATAATGGCGGTTATCTGAAAAGATATATATAAACATAAGAAGCTTCGCATATGACATATGCCGCTCCCGTAAACACCTATTAACAATCTCCTCGTTCAGCCGCGTTATATTAGTCTGCTGACTGATCCATTTTATCAAATCACTATCAATTCTACGTCCACTTCTGTTTTCAATTTTATAGCAAACGAATTCCAGGACATGTTCAGAGGTGACAGATTCATTCACCCAAATAGCATTTATAATATGCCTAAAGAATAGAATATCCTTTTTCCATTCCCATGAGGGACCAGTATATAGCAGATGGTAGAAAACCAAGGATACCTTGTACTTATAGTCCAATTTATTAGCTAAAAAAATTGCGTACTCTTTATTTTGTTCTGTATATTCCATGTAGGTAATATAATTATAAATAACGTCACTTGTTCGATCATCTAAGAAATCTGTCCTATTATTTGAACTGAATGCCCCCAAGAAGTAGGAATGTTGTTTAAGCTTCAGATCAGTTAGATAATTTTTATAATGATCTAACATATTTTCCAAATACATATCGTAACTTTGAACGAGCACCTTTCGAGAATTTTCATGTACAGGATTATTGAACCTGTCAGCTTCTTGAATAACATTGAATCCTTCTCTTCCGATTACATGGCGGTGAATTTCCTCAATATCTTCCAAGGAAGAAATACGATTCCTAATAACGGATGGCAATTTAAAATAAACACAGTCCCCATTAGTCCAATTGGTTCTACTAGAATAGATGCTAAGTAGTTTATTAAAGTATGATTCACCCTGATCGTCTTGCAGATTGTCAATGCTTTTCTTTACAGTATTGTCATGCCATCTATAGATCGCTAATAGATCGCGCAGACTTAGCTCCATATTATTTTTTTCGATCTTGTTGTAAAGACTATTAAAAAAATTGTGTAAATAAAATGGTTTATAATTAAATTCATGCTCATCTAAATTGAAAAGCTTGTACACTATACTGCGTTGGTTTGGGGTAAACTCCACTGGACTGAAAACTTCTCTTAAAACATGCTTTAACATGTCGATCTTTTCGTTCTGAGTTAATGATTCTAACTCCCCAAAAAGTTTATCTAGAAAATAATCGCTATTCTCTTCGTATGAGTACTCAAAACTCCGCTTATATTCTTCTGCCACTGCCTTTTTTATTTTCGACTCTAAGCCTAAGGTAGCGTCAAGAAGTTTGTGTATGGCGGTAGGAATATCCATCGGGACGATGGATAGACGTTTTATTTGAGTATTCTGACTACTTTCAATAAGTGCCTTGAGCAGCGCGTTCTATCTAGGTTGCTAGTTACTTCCAAAGGCTTTATATGGAGGGGTGGGCATGATAGGCTCACGGCCAGGGCGACACGAGTTTACGAGGTGTCGCCGCGTCGCCTTGCATCATGCCCGCAGAGGCTCCATGTCAAGCCGGCTCCTCAGTTTCGTTCGAGGGATAGCGTTCCTCGAACATCAGGGTAAGCTCTTTTTTAACTTTGGCATCTCCAAAGCCGCGGACGACTCGATTGCCGAAGCGTTCGTTGTACTCCAGTATCTCTAAATAGACGACCTTCTCCGCGGCATCAATATTGGTCAGACTATTCATAGGCTTCAGGCGTTTACGGAACTCTTTGTTCATACGCTCAATCGGATTCGAGGTGTAGATCGCTTCTTTAATAAGCGCCGGATACTTGTAAAAGGTCAAGAGTGTAGGGAGTTGGTCCTCCCAGGACTGGATTTCCTTCGGATACTTCTTGCCCCACTTGGCCTTTACCGTATCGAAAGCAGCTATAGCAAGATCATGATCGATCGCATTGTAGATCGTTTTGAGGTCTTCGATAAAGTCGGTCTTGTCCTGCACTCGAATTTTCGGAAAAGTCGACCGAACCTTGTGAACAACACAATGCTGTACGTCCGCTTTCGGGTATATCTCCCGGAATGCGTCATCCAGTCCAGGGAGGCCGTCAAATACGCCGAGCAGCACTTCTTGAGCGCCACGTTTATACAAGTCTTTCAGGACATCTCGCCAGCCGTTGGCGCTCTCTTGACCGCCTACGTAAAAACCAAGAATTTGCCGGTGACCATCTTCGTCGATACCCATTGCAAAGTAGATGGCCTCACCACTCACCGTGCTTCGTTTCAGCTTGACATAAAGGCCGTCCAGGTAGATGACAGAGTAACGCTTCCTCAGCGGTCTCGACTGCCATGCTTGGATATCCTCCAGCACGGTAGCCGTAATGTTGCTCACGGTGGTCGGAGAATAGTGGCTGCCGAACATACTTTCAATGAAGCGAGCCACATCCCGGGTGCCCATGCCGCTTTTGTACATCTGGATCACCGCTTCTTCCAGCCAGCCATCTCTGCGTTGGTAGGGTTGAAACATCTGGGTTTGGAATTCACCGTTACGATCCCTTGGGACTTGCAAGTCATCGATGTATCCAAACTTGGTATGGAGCGAGCGCTTGTAGTATCCGTTACGGCTGTTGTTTTCAGCTTGATCTTCGCCTTCCATGAAGCTTTTAATCTCAGCCTTCATGATATTCTCGAGATTTTCTTGAATAAATTGAGTGACAAGATTTTCAAATAGCTCCGAGAGCATGTTTTGGTGTATAGTTGCCATGAGTAGGGTTCCTTTCTTGGTGACTTCGCCATCCCGAGAATACCCTACTTTTTTGTTGCCTGACTAGGCTCCAATTCTTGGTACACAAACAATTTTACACCGTCAAGCCTAAGCTTCGTCTTTCTTGAATATCATATA
The window above is part of the Paenibacillus hamazuiensis genome. Proteins encoded here:
- a CDS encoding IS256 family transposase; the encoded protein is MATIHQNMLSELFENLVTQFIQENLENIMKAEIKSFMEGEDQAENNSRNGYYKRSLHTKFGYIDDLQVPRDRNGEFQTQMFQPYQRRDGWLEEAVIQMYKSGMGTRDVARFIESMFGSHYSPTTVSNITATVLEDIQAWQSRPLRKRYSVIYLDGLYVKLKRSTVSGEAIYFAMGIDEDGHRQILGFYVGGQESANGWRDVLKDLYKRGAQEVLLGVFDGLPGLDDAFREIYPKADVQHCVVHKVRSTFPKIRVQDKTDFIEDLKTIYNAIDHDLAIAAFDTVKAKWGKKYPKEIQSWEDQLPTLLTFYKYPALIKEAIYTSNPIERMNKEFRKRLKPMNSLTNIDAAEKVVYLEILEYNERFGNRVVRGFGDAKVKKELTLMFEERYPSNETEEPA